In Paenibacillus xylanilyticus, the genomic window TTTATCCAAACCTGAATTGCCAGACCGCCGGCGGATGCCAGCGGTTTTTTTTGTTCAGGAAATGATGTCTAAGGTTTCCTGCGGGCCGAGGCAGCTCTGCGTGATCGAGATTAACGATATCATCTCGAAGAAGCTCGGGATGAATTTGATTTTTACCGCAGGAAGGATGAAGTCTTATGATGACATTGGTACGCCTACATGAAGTATCAAAAGAATGGAACGGGATGGAATTATTTGCAGGATTAAATCTGGAAATTAACGAAGGTGAGCGGCTTGCGATTCTCGGTCGCAATGGGTGCGGTAAAACCACATTGTTACGCATCATTTTAGGGGAAGAGGAGGGAGGAGGACATATTGAGCGCCACGTCCCGCAGAATGAGTGGGGATTCATGCGTCAACGCTCTCTAATTGACCCCGGTATGAAGGTACTGGATGCCGTACGGAAGGAAAGTGGCCGGATCTATGAAGTGAAATGTGAGTTGGAAGAACTGGAACGGCGTATGGGCATGAGCGGGAGCGAAGATGAGCAGCGGCTGCTTGAAGCCTATACCGTAGCCATGGAGCAATATGAGCAGCTGAACGGCTACATGTGGGAGACCGAGGTGGAAAAGGTGTTGACCCGTCTGGGGTTAAGCTCGGAGCACTGGAACAGATCCTATCACTCCTTAAGTGGTGGACAAAAAACCAAGGCAAGGCTGGCAGGACTGCTGGTCAGCAAACCCAAATTTCTTATTTTGGATGAACCGACGAATCATTTGGATGAAGATAGCATGCAATGGCTCGAAGAGTGGCTATCCAATTACAGCGGCACGCTGCTCTTTGTTTCACATGACCGGACCTTTATTGATCAGGTAGCAACAGGTGTCATTGAGTTTAGTCCGCAAGCGCTGACCAAATATAAAGGTGGTTATTCTGACTACAAAGTTCATAAGGAGAGGGAACGACGAGAACAGGAAACCCTATACCGCAAACAGGAACTGGAGCGCAAAGCGCTTGAAGAGACCATTCGCAATTATCAGGAGTGGTTCCATAAGGCCCACAATTCAGCAACGGATGTGGAGGTTAAGATCACTCAGAGCTTTTACAAAGCCAAAGCCAACAAAAACATTTCACGTTACCATGCAAAACAGAAGCAGTTGGAACGGCTGGAGAATGAGCGGGTAGAGAAACCTCGCGATGCAGTCAAGCTAAACATGGAATTGCAAGTTGACACGTTAGCTGCACGCCAGCTGCTTGAGATGAGAGACGTCTGCTTCGCATATCCGGGAGGACATCCGTTATTTCACAATCTGGGAATTGCCGTCGGGCGAGGGGATCGGCTTGCCGTACGTGGACCGAATGGTACGGGGAAAACGACCCTGCTGAAGCTGATGATTGGTGAACTTGAACCAGAGCAGGGGGTGGTGAGAAGGCATCCACAGCTGAAGATCGGTTACTTTTCTCAAGAGCTTGAGGGACTTCCCGAGAATCAGACGCTGCTGGACAGCTTGCTCAGTCTCCCATCCATGACTCAGAGTGCTGCCCGAACCATTCTGGGATGTTTTCTATTTACCAGAGAGGATGTATTCAAGCGCATCGGGAACCTGAGTATGGGAGAGAAATGCAGGGTTGCCTTTTTGAGATTATACTTTGGCGGTGCAAACTTGCTGGTTCTGGATGAGCCGACAAACTATCTGGATATTGATACTCAGGAAGTGATGGAGAATGTATTAAAACAGGCTTCGGGTGCTCTGGTCCTTGTGTCTCATGATCGAATGCTGACCAAAATGCTGGCAAATCGCTTGCTTGATCTGGAGCCAGGAGGGAAGGTTACGGTCTTTGATGGAGGAGTTCTAGATTGGGAAGAGTCAAGAAAGCTCCGAGATTATTCACTTGGCCAGCGGGAATCGGATGATGAACGATTACGCCTGGAAATGCGACTGTCCGAACTGCTATCTCCCATGAGCAATGCAGGCACAGATATCCTTGCCCATCCGGAAGCTGCTGAAGAACGAGCTGCGGAAGCCGCTGAGATCCGTGACATTCAAGAGCGGTTAATTCAGCTTCGGCGGAAGGATGCGAGCAAAAAATAGATGATTGACTGGCTTGCTATTTCGATTGAATTTGCATATAATTATGAACGATCATCGATAAATACGTCGATATAGGTTTAATTCATTAACAAACGTGATGATGGAGACAAGTAAGCAGTGCCTCTGGACAGGGAGGAAGCGCCGTAGATTGAGAGCGTTTCTGTAGAACAAGGCTGCCGAAATTCACTCCGAAGCGGTTCCCTGAACTTGACTTGGCAGCATTTGCTGAGGCTCAGCAGTAGGGGCAAACGGTTAACGGTCGTTATTCCGTACAGAGTGAGACAGACATGTTGCAGGCCGGAAGGGCCAGTCAGCACCGGATGTC contains:
- the abc-f gene encoding ribosomal protection-like ABC-F family protein, encoding MMTLVRLHEVSKEWNGMELFAGLNLEINEGERLAILGRNGCGKTTLLRIILGEEEGGGHIERHVPQNEWGFMRQRSLIDPGMKVLDAVRKESGRIYEVKCELEELERRMGMSGSEDEQRLLEAYTVAMEQYEQLNGYMWETEVEKVLTRLGLSSEHWNRSYHSLSGGQKTKARLAGLLVSKPKFLILDEPTNHLDEDSMQWLEEWLSNYSGTLLFVSHDRTFIDQVATGVIEFSPQALTKYKGGYSDYKVHKERERREQETLYRKQELERKALEETIRNYQEWFHKAHNSATDVEVKITQSFYKAKANKNISRYHAKQKQLERLENERVEKPRDAVKLNMELQVDTLAARQLLEMRDVCFAYPGGHPLFHNLGIAVGRGDRLAVRGPNGTGKTTLLKLMIGELEPEQGVVRRHPQLKIGYFSQELEGLPENQTLLDSLLSLPSMTQSAARTILGCFLFTREDVFKRIGNLSMGEKCRVAFLRLYFGGANLLVLDEPTNYLDIDTQEVMENVLKQASGALVLVSHDRMLTKMLANRLLDLEPGGKVTVFDGGVLDWEESRKLRDYSLGQRESDDERLRLEMRLSELLSPMSNAGTDILAHPEAAEERAAEAAEIRDIQERLIQLRRKDASKK